GTCATCTTAGGCATCGCCGGAGGCAAGTGCACCAACTTTGTGGAGGATACTCGTGCTAAAGCCAAGGTGGCAATCACTGCTGGGATCTTCTTCATTTGTGCTGGTGTTCTCGTCCTCATTCCCGTCTGCTGGTCTGCCAACACCATTATCAGAGATTTCTACAACCCCATCATGACCAACGCCCAGAGGAGAGAGCTGGGAGCTGCACTTTACATCGGCTGGGGCACAGCTGCACTTCTCATCCTGGGAGGtgctctcctctgcagctcctgtCCGCCCAAAGAGAGCCCAGAGTATCCCGTGAAGTACTCTGGTGCCCGGTCCTCAGCCCCCAGCCGAGCCTACGTCTGAGAGGTCCAATCTCCTGAGAAAGACTTTgaattatttacttttcttgAGTAACCCTCCTTTGTTGTGAGTTTCTGACAGCACCACAggttgtgtctctttttttttaagtgacacaTAGCGAGAACTGGTTTTTTGATGAATCCAGATGTCCTGGGTGGAGGCAAGAGAGAGAGTGTTTCTTAAGTAAAATAGAAGCACAAAGGATGTAGTTTGGTATGATGTGGTGTGAAAACTGGCAAGAAAATCTGCCAACAACAAGGACTGAATGAGAGCTATTCTATATAAAGCTTGTGTCAAACCTAATTTTCCCCTGAATGTAAATCTAAGCTGTGCTGGAAGGATGTTAATGCTTTTAATAAGCTATGATAGAAGGAAACTTGTACAGTACCCTTGATATATTGTGAATTTACtgtataatatattttacaaatgtttttgttcgaatgcaatataaaaaaaactctttttgttTACTGAAATCACTGatcactttttaataaaaacaattacataaaTTATATTCTGTTGTGGGcctattttttcaaattatttttttattataattttataataaattttatttttttatttgctgtttacaTTGACAGTATTGGTTTTAAAGTTGTCAGTCCAGAGCAACAAAATGAATGCATAAGAGGTGTTAGACACTGTTGCCAACAACATACACATAACAAAATATTGTCTGTTAGAAATGTATATCAGACATCTTCCATGTAAAGTCAagtggaagaagaaaaaaaacattgaaagaaagaaaaaaaatggtaaattttCTATTTGCCAACTCAAATCAGGTCAGGAGCAaggatttttcattttatttatttattttatacaggAAAGGAATTAAAAGTTACACCAGGTGTGTTACATCTAAACACCAAACATCTGACAGGATTCTGTTTAAAATTGGTTTCAAGCAGATTCTTGTTCattagcacaaaaacacattctgatacaaatgaaaatggaaacaaTTGAGAGACAACAAAACATAGGCAACTGCATAGATGGATTGATTGCAGTCTGCTGTCACTGCCAGCAGAACCTGGAAAACACGAGACAAAAACCTGAATTACTCAACAGGGAGAAAGTCTCAGATCTCAGTTTACATCCAACTACACTCTGcttcaaaatacagtatattgacagattatttatttaattggtGTAGTTTTGTTGATTAACTTTAGAACTTATTGATTAAATTTGATACTAATTGAATCCCAATAACTGAAGCTGAGCAACTTATGGTTGCACATTATTgcaaaatatgctgttttttaggaAGCATATAACAAATCAATCATAAATCAGCATTATGATATTGTTGTGCAAGGGTGTAATCTTTAGTTGGACTCAGGGGGCATTACCAACCCAactatatatacgtatatatatgtgtgtgtgtgtgtgtgtgtgtgtgtgtatttgataGTTTGGCTTCCTAACAGAAGGGATAGAAGTGTTGCACGGACTGTTGGTAGATATCATTACACTTTCTTCTGTTAGGCCGCATCGACATTAcaccattttaattttaagatgcATCCATATTGCTATGTTTCAGCCTGGCATCCTCACTAATCCAGCATTTTAGCGACCCTAAAACGGAGTGTTTTGGAAATGCTGctgtcccttttttattttgaaaactctGGTGCTGCGTTTTATTGTGGACGGGCAGAAATGGAGGGGTTTGGAATTGCTGATACTGAGACCCCTGTTGACTATAAGCCATGTCTTGTCTCTCTGTGATTGGTCTCGCCTAAGTCATGTGACCATTTTCCATAAAGAAAACACCCCACATTAGCTTTATGTATCTATGAGCCTCGACTTCCCGgctttattttgacatgaatAAAGAATTACAGGTGATGCTGACTGTTTAGTCTCTGCTAGTAGTCTTGCTTGTTGCCATTGCTGATCATTGTCTGAAGATCTGTCTTTGAATGAGGCGACCACCTGAGCAATGCTTCCTGTTTACACCGGTTCACACATGCATCCTGTACATGAATGGTCATGTGGCGTGTTGTAAGGTGTGTTAGTATGGATGGAGATTAGAGCTGCAACGGTGCTAAAACACTCGTATGGACTGGGATCATTTTCCAGAGCTCCCCCTCTTCCCATAACTGATTTGTTCATACCTTAACATGTCCATTGTGTCAGGTGAGAGGAAATGATGCTCTCACTCCACCCTCATGAAAGATATCCATAAAACCAAAGGAAAAGAGCAGCAGTGTTTACTGTACTCTATATCcagagctgagctgagctgctcCTGAAAACGTCCACTCAAGGAGAGCCCAGAGTAACCAGTCATGTCCCCAAGCTACCCCAGCCCACCCTCCATCTGTCTGAGAGGTCCAATCTCCTGAAAAAAGACTTCTAATTTTTTTACTGTCCTTCAGTGACCTTCCTTGATGCAACTTTTTGACAGCATTACAagtttgtctcatttgtttTAACTAACAAATAGTGAGAACttctgagaaaaacagttttctttgctggaggcaagagagagagagagaaagataaaaCATGTGGTgtgaaaactggcaaaaaaaagtctttaacaAGAAGAACTAAATGAAAGCAAGCTGTGCAAGAGGGAATTCATTGACTAACAATTGCTTTAAAAGAGGAAACTTGTACAATGCCCTTGATATATTATGAATAtacagtgaaaaatatttttcgaATCCTTGTTCAAATATCCAAagacttttttgttctttgaaatctctaatttttaataaataatttttttgtctttttttttgttgttgtttacatcaACCCTTTATTATCAAGTCACTAGCCCAGAGCAACAAAATGAATGCTTTAGAATAAAAATAGATCTGTAAATGAAGAGTGAACAGAGGGTCAGAGACACTATAAAATGTAGGCTTATGTCAGACAGTTTCAATATAAAGACAACTTGGGGAGAAAATACATCACATGTCCTATTTTGCTAATTTAAATCAGGTCAGGAGCAGCGAAAGAAGTGtggcattttctaaattttgttTGTGCTCAC
The DNA window shown above is from Plectropomus leopardus isolate mb chromosome 5, YSFRI_Pleo_2.0, whole genome shotgun sequence and carries:
- the LOC121943284 gene encoding claudin-4-like — translated: MVSLGRQMLGFVLAIIGFLGTIIVCALPMWKVTAFIGANIVTAQTIWEGLWMNCVIQSTGQMQCKIYDSLLILPQDLQAARALTVIAIIVAALGVILGIAGGKCTNFVEDTRAKAKVAITAGIFFICAGVLVLIPVCWSANTIIRDFYNPIMTNAQRRELGAALYIGWGTAALLILGGALLCSSCPPKESPEYPVKYSGARSSAPSRAYV